A single genomic interval of Zobellia nedashkovskayae harbors:
- the sufB gene encoding Fe-S cluster assembly protein SufB encodes MAYTEEELKKELETKEYEYGFYTDIESDTFPIGLNEEIVIAISKKKEEPEWMTLWRLEAFKIWKEMEEPTWANVHYEKPDFQKISYYSAPKSADPNKTLDDVDPDLLEMYRKLGISVDEQKKLQNVAVDIVVDSVSVATTFKKTLAEKGIIFMPISEAIKEHPELVKKYMGTVVPKTDNFYAALNSAVFTDGSFCYIPKGVRCPMELSTYFRINQAGTGQFERTLLIADEDSYVSYLEGCTAPSRDENQLHAAVVELIALDGAEIKYSTVQNWFPGNSEGKGGVFNFVTKRAICEKDAKVSWTQVETGSAVTWKYPSCILKGDNSIGEFYSIAVTNNYQQADTGTKMIHLGKNTKSTIISKGISAGKSQNSYRGLVQVNSRADGARNFSQCDSLLMGNECGAHTFPYIEAKNKTAMIEHEATTSKIGEDQIFYCNQRGIPTEKAIALIVNGFSKEVLNKLPMEFAVEAQKLLEISLEGSVG; translated from the coding sequence ATGGCATACACAGAAGAAGAACTAAAAAAGGAACTCGAAACTAAAGAGTACGAGTACGGTTTCTATACAGATATTGAATCTGATACTTTTCCAATTGGCTTGAATGAGGAAATCGTCATCGCCATTTCTAAAAAGAAGGAGGAACCAGAGTGGATGACGCTTTGGCGTTTGGAAGCTTTTAAAATTTGGAAAGAGATGGAAGAGCCTACATGGGCAAATGTGCATTATGAAAAACCAGATTTTCAGAAAATCAGTTATTATTCTGCGCCTAAATCTGCTGACCCTAATAAAACATTAGATGATGTAGATCCAGATTTGTTAGAAATGTATCGTAAGCTTGGTATTTCTGTTGATGAACAAAAGAAATTACAAAATGTAGCTGTTGATATTGTTGTCGATTCTGTTTCTGTAGCAACAACTTTCAAAAAGACACTTGCTGAAAAGGGTATTATTTTTATGCCTATTTCAGAAGCAATAAAAGAGCATCCGGAATTAGTGAAAAAGTATATGGGTACAGTAGTGCCAAAAACTGATAATTTTTATGCTGCATTAAATTCGGCTGTTTTTACTGATGGTTCTTTTTGTTATATCCCAAAAGGCGTAAGATGCCCAATGGAGCTCTCTACGTATTTTAGAATCAATCAAGCGGGTACGGGTCAATTTGAGCGTACGTTGCTTATTGCAGATGAAGATAGTTATGTAAGTTACCTTGAAGGCTGTACTGCTCCATCAAGAGATGAAAATCAATTACACGCTGCCGTAGTAGAGCTAATTGCCTTAGATGGTGCTGAGATAAAATATTCTACTGTTCAAAACTGGTTTCCTGGTAATAGTGAGGGTAAAGGTGGTGTTTTTAACTTCGTTACGAAAAGAGCTATATGTGAGAAAGACGCTAAAGTATCTTGGACACAGGTAGAAACAGGTTCTGCAGTAACTTGGAAATATCCTTCTTGTATTTTAAAAGGAGATAATTCGATCGGTGAATTTTATTCTATTGCCGTAACGAACAATTACCAACAAGCAGATACAGGTACAAAAATGATTCATCTTGGTAAAAACACCAAGAGTACTATTATATCTAAAGGTATTTCTGCAGGTAAATCTCAAAACAGTTATAGAGGTTTGGTACAGGTTAATAGCCGTGCCGATGGAGCTCGTAACTTCTCTCAATGCGATTCTTTGTTAATGGGTAACGAATGTGGTGCACATACCTTCCCATATATCGAAGCGAAGAATAAAACAGCAATGATAGAGCATGAGGCTACGACTAGTAAAATTGGTGAAGATCAAATTTTCTATTGTAACCAAAGAGGTATACCA
- a CDS encoding HesB/IscA family protein — MIQVSETAKKKVIDLMTEGGFDSSTDYVRVGVESGGCSGLSYKLDFDNKKDEADKVFEDNDVRIIVDKKSFLYLVGTTLEYSGGLNGKGFVFNNPNAQRTCGCGESFSL, encoded by the coding sequence ATGATTCAAGTATCTGAAACTGCGAAAAAGAAAGTCATAGACTTAATGACCGAAGGGGGTTTTGATTCCTCTACGGACTATGTTCGCGTAGGTGTTGAGAGTGGTGGGTGTAGCGGCTTATCGTACAAACTCGATTTTGACAATAAAAAAGATGAAGCCGATAAGGTTTTTGAGGATAATGATGTGCGTATTATTGTAGATAAAAAGAGTTTTCTCTACTTAGTAGGTACAACCCTGGAATATTCTGGTGGACTGAACGGAAAGGGATTTGTATTCAATAATCCTAATGCGCAACGCACCTGTGGGTGTGGGGAAAGTTTTTCGTTATAA
- a CDS encoding glycosyl transferase family 90, giving the protein MKLDDINVICYIKGFGRNAFPNIYFKFLYKKIRAYEALCDINELDQRLAYYIKTKDSFEVPKEAISVRNFKKTKGTFYYLDLKEFLHYFKPNTSFAYHFGDETHINTYPTLFKARPIHGDNENSVLFKLNKRRHFQWVNDDLQFSDKKDILVWRGKAKHPLRTNFVKKFWNHPLCNIGQIKKQHNDEPWMKKFLSKKEHLKYKFIFCPEGNDVATNLKWAMSSNSLCLMPKPKYETWFMEGTLISGVHYVEVKDDYSDLEEKIQYYTLHTSQAENIIKNAHKHVKRFQNKQLEDLLCLKVLERYTEITGQKDALRF; this is encoded by the coding sequence ATGAAACTAGATGACATTAATGTAATATGCTATATAAAAGGATTTGGCCGCAATGCATTTCCTAATATTTATTTTAAATTTTTATACAAAAAAATAAGAGCTTATGAAGCGCTATGTGACATTAATGAGCTAGACCAAAGACTGGCGTATTACATTAAAACAAAAGACTCTTTCGAAGTTCCTAAAGAGGCAATTTCAGTTAGAAATTTCAAAAAAACAAAGGGTACTTTTTACTATTTAGATTTAAAAGAGTTCCTACATTATTTTAAACCTAACACTTCGTTTGCTTATCATTTTGGGGATGAAACTCATATAAATACATACCCAACACTATTTAAAGCAAGACCAATTCACGGAGACAATGAAAATTCAGTATTATTCAAACTAAACAAAAGACGTCATTTCCAGTGGGTAAATGATGATCTTCAATTCTCAGACAAAAAAGACATCCTAGTTTGGAGGGGTAAAGCTAAACACCCTTTACGCACAAATTTTGTTAAAAAATTCTGGAATCATCCACTTTGTAATATTGGACAAATTAAAAAACAACATAACGATGAACCGTGGATGAAAAAGTTCTTATCTAAAAAAGAACACTTAAAATATAAATTCATCTTTTGTCCTGAGGGTAATGATGTTGCTACAAATTTAAAATGGGCTATGTCATCAAACTCATTATGCTTAATGCCCAAACCAAAATATGAAACTTGGTTTATGGAAGGCACATTAATTTCTGGAGTACATTATGTTGAAGTAAAGGATGATTATTCGGATTTAGAAGAAAAAATACAATACTACACATTACACACCTCTCAAGCCGAGAATATTATAAAAAACGCCCACAAACACGTAAAACGATTTCAAAATAAACAATTGGAAGACTTATTGTGTTTAAAGGTATTAGAAAGATATACTGAAATAACAGGTCAAAAAGATGCTTTGCGATTTTAA
- the thiL gene encoding thiamine-phosphate kinase has product MLEDKNQERTSLEKLGEFGLIDHLTKNFKLNHKSTVKGIGDDAAVFDHTEKTVLTTDLLIEGVHFDLSYMPLKHLGYKAVMVNLSDVYAMNATATSITVSLAVSNRFPLEALEELYAGIALAAKVFNVDLIGGDTTSSTSGMLISITAIGEAKEEEITYRSGAKPNDLLVVSGDLGAAYMGLQVLDREKEVFKVNPNNQPDLSPYSYIVERQLKPEARKDIVELLKEMEVLPTSMIDISDGLSSEILHLCKSSKVGCNLFEEKIPLDPTVISACEEFNVDSTMVALSGGEDYELLFTISQNDFDKIKGNPSLTVIGHMTDEREGAYLVTRGNTKIELTAQGWNSFNSDN; this is encoded by the coding sequence ATGCTAGAAGATAAAAACCAAGAACGTACGTCTCTGGAAAAATTGGGCGAGTTTGGACTCATAGACCATTTGACCAAAAATTTTAAGCTAAATCACAAATCTACTGTAAAGGGTATTGGCGATGACGCCGCTGTTTTTGATCATACAGAAAAGACGGTACTAACCACAGATTTACTAATAGAAGGTGTGCACTTTGACCTCAGCTATATGCCCCTAAAGCATTTGGGTTACAAGGCAGTAATGGTAAATCTTTCTGATGTATATGCCATGAATGCAACCGCAACTTCAATTACGGTTTCATTGGCTGTTTCTAACCGCTTTCCATTAGAAGCGCTAGAAGAACTTTATGCAGGTATTGCCCTAGCAGCAAAGGTTTTTAATGTAGATCTTATTGGTGGAGATACCACCTCATCTACTTCTGGAATGCTTATTAGTATTACAGCAATTGGCGAGGCAAAAGAAGAAGAAATTACGTATCGTAGTGGTGCTAAGCCAAACGACCTGCTTGTAGTAAGTGGTGATTTGGGTGCGGCGTATATGGGCTTACAGGTTTTAGACCGAGAAAAAGAAGTTTTTAAGGTGAACCCCAACAACCAGCCCGATCTTTCGCCATATTCTTATATTGTTGAAAGACAGTTGAAGCCGGAGGCAAGAAAAGATATTGTTGAACTTTTGAAAGAGATGGAAGTCCTGCCTACTTCTATGATAGATATTAGTGACGGACTTTCTTCGGAAATTCTTCACTTATGTAAAAGCAGTAAGGTAGGGTGCAATTTATTTGAGGAGAAAATTCCTTTGGATCCAACTGTAATTTCTGCTTGCGAGGAGTTCAATGTAGACAGTACTATGGTAGCCCTTAGCGGTGGTGAGGATTATGAGCTTCTTTTTACCATTTCACAAAACGATTTTGATAAAATAAAAGGAAACCCTAGCTTAACCGTAATTGGTCACATGACTGACGAAAGAGAAGGTGCCTATTTGGTTACAAGAGGTAATACCAAAATAGAACTAACCGCTCAAGGCTGGAACTCTTTCAATTCGGACAACTAG
- a CDS encoding alpha/beta fold hydrolase, protein MKKHKRGKKVAIRLTVFAIISLLFYACASVPKLSDKTELLIKTVMHEPIPEMVTGKTGFAISNGWKVWYERIPPKTSKKGTVVLVMGAANDALSWPPNFISKFTDAGYEVIRYDHRGTGLTQRLKKTDKAYTLANMANDPITILDSLNIEKAHIIGVSMGGMISQLATIEHEDRFESLTSIMSSADIFDSTLPAPSSEVLPQMISAVIKYGIFGGKKSQIKLQFVHKRILMGKATGDIASKPLAEAALYNLKKRDGYHFIAGRQHQKAMETAKPRYEALSKLKIPVLVIHGKQDPVIPFEHGKKMALVIPNANSLWVDNMGHDLPDAEIDLISAKILETIEDKNIQ, encoded by the coding sequence ATGAAAAAGCATAAAAGAGGAAAAAAAGTAGCTATACGATTGACCGTTTTTGCTATAATTTCTCTTCTCTTTTATGCCTGTGCATCGGTACCAAAACTATCCGATAAAACGGAATTACTGATCAAAACGGTAATGCACGAGCCCATACCCGAAATGGTAACGGGCAAAACCGGGTTTGCCATTTCCAATGGTTGGAAAGTTTGGTATGAGCGTATTCCACCTAAAACATCTAAAAAAGGTACTGTTGTTTTAGTAATGGGCGCAGCCAATGATGCCCTGAGTTGGCCGCCAAATTTCATTTCAAAATTTACGGATGCCGGTTACGAAGTAATACGATACGATCATAGAGGCACGGGTTTGACTCAACGTCTTAAAAAGACGGATAAAGCGTATACGCTTGCCAATATGGCAAATGATCCTATTACGATTCTAGACAGTTTAAATATTGAGAAAGCCCATATTATTGGGGTTTCCATGGGAGGCATGATTTCACAGCTTGCGACAATTGAACATGAAGATCGATTTGAAAGCCTTACTTCCATTATGTCATCGGCAGATATTTTTGATTCCACGCTTCCAGCTCCTTCTTCAGAAGTCTTACCACAAATGATAAGTGCGGTAATAAAATATGGGATTTTTGGAGGTAAGAAAAGTCAAATAAAACTACAGTTCGTTCACAAGAGAATTTTGATGGGTAAAGCCACAGGAGATATTGCAAGTAAACCTCTTGCAGAAGCAGCCTTATACAATTTAAAGAAACGAGATGGATATCATTTTATAGCTGGTAGGCAACATCAAAAAGCAATGGAAACGGCCAAACCTAGGTATGAAGCACTGTCCAAACTTAAAATACCGGTATTGGTGATTCATGGAAAACAAGATCCTGTTATACCTTTTGAACACGGTAAAAAAATGGCATTGGTTATTCCGAATGCAAATAGTTTATGGGTAGACAATATGGGGCATGATTTACCCGATGCAGAAATAGACCTTATTAGTGCTAAAATCTTGGAAACAATAGAAGATAAAAATATTCAATAA
- the brnQ gene encoding branched-chain amino acid transport system II carrier protein, whose protein sequence is MFILKKETREVLVTAFALFSLFFGAGNLILPPLLGNKSGDMWWLVTLGFCASAVLIPIMGIMAHAKLQGTIFDFGKKVSPTFSLVYSLLIYAISISLPSPRTAAVTHEMAIQPFFDTPPLLTSILYFSLVFVFVINRSQILNILGKLLTPAIILILFLIIGTALFSYDFTFSETVFHNPLSEGILEGYQTFDAIGAVVVGGVIIISINLKKKEATYKEKKILIRRAGWLAGLSLFLIYAGLIVTGAIMHGEFSADISRTALLSGISTKTLGGTANLFLSILVSLACFTTAVGIVTGTADFIKYRFHDSQPVYLTTAILGCVLGVIMGQFNVGYIIAVALPALMFIYPITIVLIILNIVPDKFASEKVFKAVVITTIIFSIPDFLGSIGFTETLSNVQFFIPLSPYSLGWVLPAVVVFIITNLLNKKKS, encoded by the coding sequence ATGTTTATCCTAAAAAAGGAAACCAGAGAAGTCTTAGTTACTGCTTTTGCCCTGTTCTCCTTATTCTTTGGAGCAGGCAACCTTATACTGCCTCCTTTGCTAGGTAACAAGTCTGGTGACATGTGGTGGCTCGTTACATTGGGCTTCTGCGCATCGGCTGTACTTATACCTATTATGGGTATTATGGCCCACGCCAAACTCCAGGGTACCATATTCGATTTTGGAAAAAAGGTTTCGCCCACTTTTAGCCTTGTCTATTCTTTACTTATTTATGCTATCTCTATTAGCCTACCATCTCCAAGGACGGCAGCAGTTACACACGAAATGGCAATCCAACCATTTTTTGACACACCTCCTCTACTAACTAGCATTTTATATTTTTCTCTGGTTTTTGTATTCGTCATCAACCGTTCACAGATTCTAAATATTCTCGGAAAACTTTTGACGCCCGCAATTATTCTTATTTTGTTCCTTATAATAGGTACGGCACTATTTTCTTATGATTTTACTTTTAGCGAAACCGTATTTCATAATCCATTGTCCGAAGGTATCCTTGAAGGCTATCAGACTTTTGATGCCATAGGTGCTGTTGTAGTAGGTGGAGTAATTATTATTTCGATTAACCTGAAGAAAAAGGAAGCTACCTACAAAGAAAAAAAGATTTTGATAAGACGTGCAGGTTGGTTGGCAGGCTTAAGCCTATTTCTTATTTATGCAGGACTTATAGTTACCGGCGCAATTATGCACGGTGAATTTAGTGCGGACATTTCAAGAACAGCATTACTTAGTGGTATTAGCACAAAAACCTTGGGAGGAACGGCCAATCTGTTCTTAAGTATATTAGTAAGTCTAGCTTGCTTTACTACTGCTGTGGGTATAGTTACCGGAACGGCAGATTTTATAAAATATAGATTTCACGATTCCCAGCCTGTATATTTAACCACAGCTATTTTGGGTTGTGTTCTAGGGGTAATAATGGGTCAATTTAATGTGGGATACATTATTGCAGTAGCCTTACCTGCCTTAATGTTTATCTATCCTATAACTATAGTACTTATTATTTTGAACATAGTACCGGATAAGTTTGCTTCTGAAAAAGTGTTTAAAGCAGTGGTCATTACCACCATTATTTTTAGCATTCCCGATTTCTTAGGCAGCATCGGTTTTACCGAGACGCTATCTAATGTTCAATTTTTTATTCCATTAAGTCCTTATAGCCTAGGATGGGTATTGCCAGCAGTGGTGGTTTTTATAATCACGAATTTGCTCAATAAAAAGAAATCCTAA
- the aqpZ gene encoding aquaporin Z: MKKLVAEFIGTLWLVLGGCGSAVLAAGFPELGIGFVGVALAFGLTVITMAYAIGHISGCHLNPAVSIGLWVGGRFDGKELVPYIIAQVLGGIAGAGILYVIASGQPGFELGGFAANGYGEHSPGGYSMMAALVCELVMTFIFLFVILGSTYTKAPGGFAGVAIGLCLTLIHLISIPVTNTSVNPARSTSQALFVGDWALGELWLFWAAPIAGAVLAGFVYKALSPEIVE; encoded by the coding sequence ATGAAGAAATTAGTAGCAGAATTTATTGGAACCCTTTGGCTAGTTCTAGGGGGTTGTGGAAGCGCGGTATTAGCTGCAGGCTTCCCAGAATTAGGAATTGGCTTCGTAGGTGTGGCCCTCGCATTTGGTCTAACAGTTATTACTATGGCTTATGCCATTGGTCATATATCTGGTTGCCATTTAAACCCCGCGGTATCTATTGGCCTTTGGGTTGGTGGCCGTTTTGATGGCAAGGAATTGGTTCCTTATATTATTGCTCAAGTATTAGGCGGTATAGCCGGCGCAGGTATTTTGTATGTCATTGCTTCTGGGCAACCAGGATTTGAGCTAGGAGGCTTCGCGGCTAACGGTTATGGAGAACACTCTCCAGGCGGCTATAGTATGATGGCGGCATTGGTTTGCGAATTAGTTATGACCTTTATCTTTTTGTTTGTAATTCTTGGGTCTACATACACTAAGGCACCAGGAGGTTTTGCCGGTGTGGCCATTGGTCTTTGTTTAACTTTGATACATTTAATTAGTATTCCAGTAACAAATACTTCTGTTAACCCAGCTCGTAGTACTAGTCAGGCTTTATTTGTTGGCGATTGGGCATTAGGAGAACTATGGTTGTTTTGGGCAGCACCAATTGCAGGAGCTGTTTTGGCAGGATTTGTATACAAAGCATTATCCCCGGAAATAGTAGAATAA
- a CDS encoding aminopeptidase P family protein: MKYEQIKNSLFIKNRKKFMAAMQPKSIAVFNSNDIYPIGADSTLPFEQHRDLFYLSGADQEETILVLFPDALAKKHREVLFVRETNDHIAVWEGEKLTKEKATEVSGIETIYWLQDFNKVFFDLMTEAETIYFNTNEHYRQSVETQTREDRFIIDCKHKFPAHKVAKSNPILQKIRGVKEPEEIDLMQTACDITDKGFRRVLSFTKPGVWEYEIEAELLHEFIRNRSKGFAYSPIIASGNNANVLHYVENNQQCKSGDLILMDTAAEYANYSSDLTRTIPVNGKFTPRQKEVYDAVLRVKNEATKMLVPGTIWADYHVECGKLMTSELLGLGLLDKADVQNERKDWPAYKKYFMHGTSHHIGLNTHDYGELKKPMEANMVFTVEPGIYIPEEKMGIRIEDDVVIQKNGEPFNLMANIPIEVEEIEDLMNK; the protein is encoded by the coding sequence ATGAAGTACGAGCAAATCAAGAACAGTCTATTTATAAAAAATAGAAAGAAATTTATGGCAGCGATGCAGCCAAAAAGCATTGCAGTCTTCAATTCTAATGATATTTACCCGATAGGGGCAGACAGTACGTTGCCTTTTGAACAACATAGAGACTTGTTCTATTTAAGTGGTGCCGATCAAGAAGAAACTATTCTGGTATTGTTTCCGGATGCGTTAGCAAAAAAGCATCGCGAAGTATTATTCGTAAGGGAGACCAATGACCATATTGCGGTTTGGGAAGGAGAAAAACTAACCAAAGAGAAAGCAACTGAAGTTTCAGGTATTGAGACCATCTACTGGTTACAGGATTTTAATAAGGTTTTTTTCGATTTGATGACAGAGGCCGAAACTATCTATTTCAACACAAATGAACATTACAGACAATCTGTCGAAACACAAACACGTGAAGACCGTTTTATAATAGATTGTAAGCATAAATTCCCTGCTCATAAAGTAGCTAAGAGCAATCCGATTTTACAAAAGATTCGCGGTGTAAAAGAGCCCGAAGAGATAGACTTGATGCAAACGGCTTGTGACATTACGGATAAGGGATTCCGTCGTGTGCTGAGTTTTACAAAACCGGGTGTTTGGGAGTATGAAATAGAGGCAGAATTATTGCACGAGTTCATTCGCAATCGGTCAAAAGGTTTTGCGTATTCGCCTATTATCGCGTCCGGTAACAACGCCAATGTACTGCATTATGTTGAAAACAATCAGCAGTGTAAAAGCGGTGATTTAATTTTGATGGATACCGCCGCGGAATATGCGAACTACTCGTCTGACTTAACACGGACTATTCCCGTAAACGGGAAATTCACACCACGACAAAAAGAAGTTTACGATGCTGTTCTTCGTGTGAAAAACGAAGCTACTAAAATGCTAGTACCCGGAACAATTTGGGCAGACTATCATGTAGAATGTGGAAAGCTAATGACCTCGGAACTTTTAGGTTTGGGTCTATTGGATAAAGCTGATGTTCAAAACGAAAGAAAAGATTGGCCAGCCTATAAGAAATATTTCATGCATGGTACGAGTCACCATATAGGATTGAACACCCACGATTATGGAGAATTGAAGAAACCAATGGAGGCTAATATGGTTTTTACCGTAGAACCGGGAATCTATATTCCGGAAGAAAAAATGGGAATTCGTATAGAGGATGATGTGGTTATTCAGAAGAATGGTGAGCCCTTTAATTTGATGGCCAATATCCCAATTGAAGTTGAAGAAATAGAAGACCTAATGAACAAGTAA